A single genomic interval of Deferribacter autotrophicus harbors:
- the hisC gene encoding histidinol-phosphate transaminase yields MIDFKKLAGENIALLIPYKPGKPVKELERELGIRKAIKLASNENPMGISPKSKEALISFMDELNRYPLGDCYYLRKKLAGKLGVAENKLLFGTGSNEIIELLIRTFVKSGENVVSFFPSFSVYGIIAQANGSFCKWVETDDDFKVNFEKILNTIDNNTKIVFLANPNNPTGTYFSHDELVNFLDNVRDDVLVVLDEAYYEFVDAHDYPQSVKLLDKYPNLFIMRTFSKAYGLAGFRIGYVIGSPEGIDMLNRVRQPFNVNMAAQIVAEAALEDHEFLRKVIKNNRDGKIYLYNEFKKLGLKYYETQANFILVDVKDGNKVFNDLLYKGVIVRFLGPKLAPYIRVSIGLPEENEIFIEKLKEVLEV; encoded by the coding sequence ATGATAGATTTTAAAAAGCTTGCAGGAGAAAATATTGCATTACTTATACCATATAAGCCTGGTAAACCTGTAAAAGAGCTGGAAAGAGAATTGGGGATAAGAAAGGCAATAAAACTTGCGTCAAACGAAAATCCTATGGGGATTTCGCCAAAGAGTAAAGAGGCTTTAATTTCCTTTATGGATGAATTGAATAGATATCCTCTTGGCGATTGTTATTATTTAAGAAAAAAGCTTGCCGGTAAGCTCGGGGTTGCAGAGAATAAGCTACTTTTTGGTACAGGTTCTAATGAAATTATAGAATTGTTAATTAGAACTTTTGTAAAATCTGGTGAAAATGTGGTTTCTTTTTTCCCAAGCTTTTCAGTGTACGGAATAATTGCTCAGGCGAACGGCTCTTTCTGCAAATGGGTTGAAACAGACGATGATTTCAAAGTAAATTTTGAAAAAATACTAAATACAATTGATAATAATACAAAAATAGTTTTTCTTGCAAACCCTAATAATCCTACAGGTACATATTTTAGCCATGATGAACTAGTTAATTTTCTTGATAATGTTAGGGATGATGTTCTTGTTGTTTTAGATGAAGCTTATTATGAGTTTGTTGATGCTCATGATTATCCTCAGAGTGTAAAATTGTTGGATAAATATCCAAATCTTTTTATTATGCGGACCTTCTCAAAAGCTTATGGTTTGGCAGGATTTAGGATTGGTTATGTGATAGGAAGTCCTGAAGGGATTGATATGTTAAACAGAGTGCGCCAGCCTTTCAATGTGAATATGGCTGCTCAAATTGTGGCTGAAGCTGCTCTTGAAGATCACGAGTTCTTGAGGAAGGTTATTAAAAATAATCGAGATGGTAAAATTTATCTTTATAATGAGTTTAAAAAACTGGGATTGAAATATTATGAAACGCAGGCCAATTTTATCCTTGTAGATGTGAAGGACGGTAATAAGGTTTTTAATGATTTGCTATATAAAGGTGTAATTGTGAGGTTTCTTGGACCGAAACTTGCACCTTACATCAGGGTATCCATCGGATTGCCTGAGGAGAATGAAATTTTTATAGAAAAGCTAAAAGAGGTTTTGGAGGTATAA
- a CDS encoding S1 RNA-binding domain-containing protein, with protein sequence MQENAKNNNELEMEDFEALLEESLSLPKKGTVVRGQVVQITDNHVLINFGYKSEGFANKEDFLADGELTVKVGDEVDVMVVGVTGGGARVWLSKKVLDQKKDWQDVLEAHEKGRYLPLKVLEKVEKGFKVLFSTVEGFIPDGHMEYMHKQREPEYYIGKVFNSKILKLNKRDKSFLASRKIYLQEVREEEKRNFFEKTKVGDLVKGRVKSIKNYGVFVDVGPIDVFLRKENISWGRVKHPNQFLEIDDVIEGVVVNIDSENEKVEISLKDKQPDPWTKVDEKYKKGEKASGTVVARVKKGYIVELEPGIDGYIPDDELSWLKKANVKLNVRDVVEGQVIDIDNKNKKVVLSLKLLSENPWVSLRNKHPEGSVIKGKVKSITDFGIFVDFGVFIDGLIRKEDISWTEDVTDLSEMFKVGDKVEAKILKIDDKRERISLGIKQLEKNPWREIDKILPKGKVVEVPVTLVTKDYVEVELPRKIKGVIEARELDEQKVLPEELVKVGDTIKAVVIGYNAKDKKVFLSRKKYLLDSEKREVKEFLKQLESKEDTGFSLGNILKDKLKDIE encoded by the coding sequence ATGCAAGAAAATGCAAAAAACAATAACGAACTTGAAATGGAAGATTTTGAAGCTTTATTGGAAGAATCATTATCACTGCCTAAAAAAGGTACTGTGGTAAGAGGGCAGGTTGTTCAGATTACTGACAATCATGTATTGATAAATTTTGGTTATAAAAGTGAAGGGTTTGCAAATAAAGAGGATTTCCTGGCTGATGGAGAGTTGACTGTTAAAGTAGGTGATGAAGTAGATGTTATGGTAGTTGGAGTGACTGGTGGTGGTGCGAGGGTATGGCTTTCAAAAAAGGTGCTTGATCAGAAAAAGGACTGGCAGGATGTTTTGGAAGCTCATGAAAAAGGTAGATACTTGCCATTGAAAGTATTGGAAAAAGTGGAAAAAGGTTTTAAAGTTTTATTCAGCACAGTGGAAGGTTTTATTCCTGATGGACATATGGAATATATGCATAAACAACGTGAACCTGAATACTATATAGGAAAAGTTTTCAACTCTAAAATTCTCAAATTAAACAAGAGAGATAAAAGCTTTCTTGCTTCAAGAAAGATTTATCTGCAGGAAGTGAGAGAGGAAGAGAAAAGGAATTTCTTTGAGAAAACAAAGGTTGGTGATCTTGTAAAAGGTAGGGTGAAGAGTATAAAAAATTATGGTGTTTTTGTTGATGTCGGTCCAATTGATGTATTCCTAAGAAAGGAGAATATCAGCTGGGGAAGAGTAAAACATCCAAATCAATTTTTAGAGATTGATGATGTTATCGAAGGTGTAGTAGTGAATATTGATTCTGAAAATGAAAAGGTTGAAATAAGTTTAAAAGACAAGCAGCCTGATCCATGGACAAAAGTAGATGAAAAATATAAAAAAGGTGAAAAAGCATCAGGTACCGTTGTTGCAAGGGTGAAAAAAGGTTATATTGTAGAACTTGAGCCTGGCATTGATGGGTATATCCCTGATGATGAGCTTAGCTGGCTGAAAAAAGCTAATGTGAAATTGAATGTGAGAGACGTGGTTGAAGGTCAGGTAATAGATATTGATAATAAAAATAAAAAAGTTGTTCTTTCTTTGAAACTTTTGAGTGAAAATCCTTGGGTAAGCCTTAGAAACAAACACCCTGAGGGGTCTGTGATTAAAGGTAAGGTAAAAAGTATTACTGATTTTGGTATATTTGTAGATTTTGGAGTATTTATTGATGGACTTATCAGGAAAGAGGATATCTCTTGGACTGAAGATGTTACTGACTTAAGTGAAATGTTTAAAGTTGGTGATAAAGTTGAAGCTAAAATTTTAAAGATTGATGACAAGAGAGAAAGAATTTCTCTTGGTATAAAACAGCTTGAAAAGAATCCTTGGAGAGAGATTGATAAAATTTTGCCAAAAGGAAAAGTTGTGGAAGTACCTGTTACATTGGTAACAAAAGATTATGTGGAAGTGGAATTGCCAAGAAAGATTAAAGGGGTGATTGAAGCAAGAGAGCTTGATGAGCAGAAAGTGTTGCCTGAAGAGCTTGTAAAGGTTGGAGATACTATAAAAGCTGTTGTAATTGGCTATAATGCGAAGGATAAGAAGGTCTTTTTGTCCAGGAAAAAATATCTGCTTGATTCAGAAAAGAGAGAAGTTAAAGAGTTTTTAAAGCAGTTGGAAAGTAAAGAAGATACTGGATTTAGCTTAGGTAATATTTTAAAAGATAAGCTTAAAGATATTGAATAA
- the pheA gene encoding prephenate dehydratase, with translation MERLDELRKQIDVIDEQILKLLNKRAELAIEIGKIKKAQNKPLYVPSREKAIYERLKAINSGPFPDEYIKNVFREIISASLSLEEVQKIAYLGPEGTFTHLAGIKHFGLAAKLIPLSNISDVFEYVEKKRCTYGVIPIENSLEGVVNHTLDMFMDSNLKICGEVYLEVSHHLMNLSGNFDDIKKIYSHPHAIAQCRKWLSKNARRITVVEVESTAKAAEIAKKDASVAAIASEMAEIHYGLKIVEKSIEDFTNNFTRFLVIGYTESARTGNDKTSIMFSVAHRAGSLYEALRAFAKQNINMTKIESRPSKRKAWEYIFYVDIDGHIMDENVKIALDNFSKNVNILKILGSYPKGEK, from the coding sequence ATGGAAAGATTAGATGAATTAAGAAAACAAATTGATGTAATTGATGAGCAGATATTAAAATTATTGAATAAACGAGCAGAGCTTGCCATTGAAATTGGTAAGATAAAAAAAGCTCAAAACAAACCTCTTTATGTGCCGTCGAGAGAAAAAGCTATTTACGAAAGATTAAAAGCTATAAATAGTGGCCCTTTCCCTGATGAGTATATAAAAAATGTGTTTCGTGAGATTATATCTGCATCACTTTCCCTTGAAGAGGTGCAGAAAATTGCTTATCTTGGGCCAGAAGGGACATTTACCCATCTGGCTGGAATAAAACATTTTGGACTAGCAGCAAAATTAATTCCGCTTTCCAATATCTCTGATGTTTTCGAATATGTGGAGAAGAAGAGATGTACATATGGGGTTATTCCTATAGAAAACTCTCTTGAAGGGGTGGTAAATCATACCCTTGATATGTTTATGGATTCAAATCTTAAAATTTGTGGCGAAGTATACCTTGAGGTATCCCATCATTTGATGAATTTGAGTGGAAATTTTGATGATATAAAAAAGATTTATTCTCACCCCCATGCTATTGCTCAATGCAGAAAATGGTTATCTAAAAATGCAAGAAGGATTACTGTAGTGGAGGTGGAGTCTACTGCCAAAGCGGCTGAAATTGCTAAAAAAGATGCATCTGTAGCTGCTATTGCCTCTGAGATGGCTGAAATTCATTATGGTTTGAAGATTGTAGAAAAAAGTATAGAAGATTTTACAAACAATTTTACAAGGTTTCTCGTGATTGGATATACAGAGTCTGCAAGGACCGGCAATGATAAAACATCAATAATGTTTTCTGTAGCTCATAGAGCTGGTTCTTTGTATGAGGCACTGAGGGCTTTTGCAAAACAGAATATAAACATGACAAAGATAGAGTCTCGTCCCTCCAAAAGGAAAGCCTGGGAGTATATTTTTTACGTAGATATAGATGGTCATATTATGGATGAAAATGTAAAAATTGCACTGGATAACTTTTCAAAAAATGTTAATATATTAAAAATATTAGGCTCTTATCCAAAGGGGGAAAAATGA
- the cmk gene encoding (d)CMP kinase, translated as MLRIAIDGPAGSGKSTIAKILAKKYGLLYIDTGAMYRFAAYLMLTENMDFNELVESLKEKEITFEYKDGEQYLVVKDEIALYLKDELRSVEVTNLVSKVASNKEVRAVLTDMQKKIASENNVVMDGRDIGTVVIPDAEFKFFLNATLNERAKRRYKDFIEKGVEITFEEVLEDIKKRDEMDAKRDVAPLKKADDAIEIDTTGLTIDDVVSIIERNIGKVHR; from the coding sequence TTGCTTCGCATAGCCATTGATGGGCCTGCAGGTAGTGGGAAAAGTACTATTGCAAAGATTTTAGCAAAAAAATACGGCTTGTTGTATATCGATACAGGGGCTATGTATCGTTTTGCTGCTTATCTCATGCTCACTGAGAATATGGATTTTAATGAGCTCGTAGAATCACTTAAAGAAAAAGAGATTACTTTTGAGTATAAAGATGGTGAGCAGTATCTTGTTGTTAAAGATGAAATTGCTTTATATTTGAAAGATGAGTTAAGAAGTGTAGAAGTGACAAACCTTGTAAGTAAAGTAGCCTCTAATAAAGAGGTAAGGGCAGTTTTAACAGATATGCAGAAAAAAATTGCGTCAGAAAACAATGTGGTAATGGATGGAAGAGATATCGGTACTGTGGTAATTCCAGATGCAGAATTTAAGTTTTTCTTAAATGCTACTTTAAATGAGAGAGCAAAAAGAAGATACAAAGATTTTATTGAAAAAGGTGTAGAGATAACTTTTGAAGAGGTATTAGAAGATATTAAAAAGCGGGATGAAATGGATGCCAAAAGGGATGTGGCTCCTTTAAAAAAGGCTGATGATGCCATAGAAATAGATACAACAGGCTTGACAATAGATGATGTAGTTTCAATAATTGAGAGAAATATTGGTAAGGTGCATAGATAG
- the ispH gene encoding 4-hydroxy-3-methylbut-2-enyl diphosphate reductase, with product MKIIKAEHAGFCFGVERAVGIVENASTIYENVVTLGPIIHNPQLVNKLKEKGVLPVESTGDVEKKHTVIIRSHGITKDNYNFLKEKDVNIIDATCPFVIKAHKSAMNLSKEGYTVVVFGEKEHPEVKGIVSYVEGEYYLISSKEEAEQLPFKEKYGVVAQTTQNGEYFKNVVDVIKEKCNELKVVNTICNATTYRQEAAKAVAKQVDMMIIVGGKNSGNTRRLYEICKEICKNSIHIETKDELDEKMFENIEKVGITAGASTPDYLINDVINYLEEVGNARKCKKQ from the coding sequence GTGAAAATTATAAAAGCAGAGCATGCCGGTTTTTGTTTTGGGGTTGAAAGGGCTGTTGGAATTGTGGAGAATGCGTCCACAATATATGAAAATGTCGTAACACTTGGCCCTATAATACATAATCCTCAGCTTGTAAATAAATTGAAAGAAAAAGGGGTTTTGCCAGTAGAATCAACAGGTGATGTTGAGAAGAAACATACGGTTATTATTAGATCCCATGGAATTACAAAAGATAATTATAACTTTTTGAAAGAAAAGGATGTGAATATTATAGATGCAACATGCCCTTTTGTTATAAAAGCGCACAAATCAGCAATGAATTTATCAAAGGAGGGTTATACTGTAGTTGTTTTTGGAGAAAAGGAGCATCCTGAGGTCAAAGGGATAGTGAGCTATGTAGAAGGGGAGTATTATCTAATTTCTTCAAAAGAAGAAGCTGAGCAATTACCTTTTAAAGAAAAATATGGTGTTGTAGCTCAAACTACTCAAAACGGAGAATATTTCAAAAATGTGGTTGATGTAATCAAAGAAAAATGCAATGAGCTAAAAGTTGTTAATACAATTTGTAATGCCACTACTTACCGTCAAGAGGCTGCAAAAGCAGTGGCAAAACAGGTAGATATGATGATAATAGTGGGTGGTAAAAACAGCGGTAATACAAGAAGACTTTACGAAATTTGCAAAGAAATATGTAAAAACAGCATTCATATTGAGACAAAAGATGAATTAGATGAAAAAATGTTTGAAAATATTGAAAAAGTTGGTATAACTGCAGGAGCAAGCACTCCTGATTATCTGATAAACGATGTTATAAACTATTTAGAAGAGGTTGGAAATGCAAGAAAATGCAAAAAACAATAA
- a CDS encoding sodium:calcium antiporter — translation MYYILFVVCAILIVYSGMALSKYGDVIASATNLGHSLVGILLLSVVTSLPELISSIGSVTVVDAPSLAFGNIFGSNMFNIFIIFLMDLLFKKDSIFVDISLANIVTGIYALLLTIVAIMGFVFKMPNFLWVSSGSIIIFVIYVASVYSAYRSSFFDIQMENEDEKVDSASLRKAVLLFTFFAIIIVVAGLLLSKSADVIALETGLGRSFVGAFLLAFVTSLPEISASIGAIRVGSANMAFGNIAGSCVFNVAILFFVDIFYMKGSVFEFVSLIHLKSALLSAIMLIIALIGVKQDKISRFRLGRISIYSFYIGIFYTFYLLYMYKMRGS, via the coding sequence ATGTATTATATTCTCTTTGTTGTTTGTGCTATTTTAATTGTTTATAGTGGAATGGCTTTGTCAAAATATGGTGATGTGATTGCATCTGCAACGAATCTTGGACATAGTCTAGTAGGGATTCTCCTTCTTTCAGTAGTCACAAGCTTACCTGAACTGATATCTTCCATTGGTTCTGTTACAGTGGTGGATGCGCCTTCTCTTGCCTTTGGAAATATTTTTGGCTCAAATATGTTTAACATATTTATAATATTTTTGATGGACTTGCTTTTTAAAAAAGATTCTATCTTTGTGGATATAAGCCTAGCTAATATAGTGACAGGTATTTATGCTCTATTATTGACCATTGTTGCAATAATGGGATTTGTATTCAAAATGCCTAATTTCTTATGGGTATCATCAGGTAGTATTATTATTTTTGTTATTTATGTGGCGTCTGTTTACAGTGCTTATAGAAGTTCATTTTTTGATATACAAATGGAAAATGAAGACGAAAAAGTTGATTCTGCTTCGCTCAGGAAAGCTGTGTTACTTTTTACGTTTTTTGCAATTATAATTGTGGTAGCAGGTTTACTTTTGAGTAAATCAGCGGATGTAATTGCATTGGAGACAGGGCTTGGTAGAAGTTTTGTGGGGGCTTTTTTGCTCGCTTTTGTTACATCTTTACCTGAAATTTCGGCATCTATTGGGGCAATTAGGGTTGGATCGGCAAATATGGCTTTTGGAAATATTGCTGGTTCATGTGTGTTTAATGTGGCAATTTTGTTTTTTGTGGATATTTTTTATATGAAAGGTTCTGTATTTGAGTTTGTATCGTTAATTCACCTGAAATCAGCTCTTTTATCTGCTATAATGTTAATTATTGCACTAATAGGAGTGAAACAGGATAAGATTTCAAGATTTAGATTAGGGAGAATAAGTATTTACTCCTTTTATATAGGAATTTTTTATACATTCTACCTGTTATATATGTATAAAATGAGGGGAAGCTGA
- the aroA gene encoding 3-phosphoshikimate 1-carboxyvinyltransferase, with product MVTFEKVKTLKGEVEVPADKSITHRSFILSAMACGESVVKNPLMSRDTKATMAALKACGVQFEEIEDGFKVISKGYEHFNEPFDIINCENSGTTARLLTGLFSPMRKYFVLTGDNSLKKRPMGRVTEPLSKMGAVIFGRNNNKNLPITILPSEMRGIKIESTVKSAQVKSAIILAGLQIDGETVYVERVKTRNHTEVMLKYYGVDLEIDNDEIKVPGKQILKPSIVEVPGDFSSAAFFIGAALMFENSEILIKNVGLNPTRTGFIQVLKDLGADISITVRDDSFEVRGDIFVRHSGLKGGKVEGEIIPNIIDEIPLLGVLGLFCENPLEIRDAEELRVKESDRINSIVHNLNVVGAKIEEYNDGFKVYPIKNVNDGGVLKSFDDHRIAMINILLAKRFGNFLIDSIESIDVSFPDFIERFELLEV from the coding sequence ATGGTTACTTTTGAGAAAGTAAAAACATTAAAAGGTGAAGTGGAAGTTCCTGCTGATAAATCTATAACACATAGAAGCTTTATCCTTTCTGCAATGGCTTGTGGCGAATCTGTTGTAAAAAATCCTCTTATGTCAAGGGATACAAAGGCTACGATGGCCGCTTTAAAAGCCTGTGGGGTTCAGTTTGAAGAGATTGAGGATGGTTTTAAGGTTATTTCTAAAGGGTATGAACATTTTAATGAGCCTTTTGACATAATAAATTGTGAAAATTCAGGGACTACAGCTAGACTTTTAACGGGACTTTTTTCCCCTATGAGAAAATATTTTGTCTTGACGGGAGATAATTCTCTGAAAAAAAGACCCATGGGCAGGGTTACAGAACCGCTAAGCAAAATGGGTGCTGTTATTTTTGGTAGAAACAATAATAAAAACTTACCTATCACCATCTTGCCATCTGAAATGCGTGGGATAAAAATTGAGTCAACTGTAAAAAGTGCGCAGGTGAAAAGTGCAATAATTTTGGCAGGTTTGCAGATAGATGGAGAAACGGTTTATGTGGAAAGGGTAAAAACAAGAAATCACACAGAAGTAATGCTAAAATATTATGGTGTGGATCTTGAAATAGATAATGATGAAATAAAGGTACCTGGTAAGCAAATTTTAAAACCTTCAATTGTGGAAGTGCCGGGGGATTTTTCTTCTGCTGCCTTTTTTATAGGTGCAGCTTTAATGTTTGAAAATAGTGAGATTTTGATTAAAAATGTGGGTTTAAATCCTACGAGGACTGGTTTTATTCAGGTTTTAAAAGATCTTGGTGCAGATATTTCTATTACAGTTCGGGATGATTCTTTTGAGGTTAGAGGGGATATTTTTGTAAGACACTCTGGTTTAAAAGGTGGCAAAGTTGAGGGGGAGATTATTCCCAATATTATTGATGAAATTCCACTTCTTGGTGTCCTTGGACTTTTCTGTGAGAATCCTCTTGAGATAAGGGATGCTGAAGAGCTGAGGGTGAAGGAATCTGATAGAATTAATTCTATTGTTCATAATTTGAATGTTGTGGGTGCTAAGATAGAAGAGTATAACGATGGGTTTAAGGTTTACCCAATTAAAAATGTGAATGATGGTGGAGTGTTAAAATCTTTTGATGATCATCGTATTGCAATGATAAATATTTTACTTGCAAAAAGATTTGGAAACTTTTTAATTGACAGTATCGAGAGTATTGATGTATCGTTTCCTGATTTTATTGAGAGGTTTGAGCTGTTAGAGGTTTAA
- a CDS encoding prephenate dehydrogenase codes for MPKVFEKIGVIGIGLIGGSFAKAFYKKGYKIYGLDSNNETLLKAIESDIFEGVANTLDDFLTFDLDLIYITTPVSSAKKILRDLSAKNITIPITDACSTKFSLVKLAKELNLNFYGGHPIAGKEKSGFEYSDDNMLKGAYHFLTVEKDDDTVLALKKMHEEIGMVVKVMDAKKHDELFGLISHFPHLIAFALIDLVDIKNRDAFGFTGGGFKDFTRIAASEPRMWTDIFLDNSEVVVSLIDEFINILNSWKDNILDKKEDAIFHDIGLISNIRRGL; via the coding sequence GTGCCGAAGGTTTTTGAAAAAATCGGTGTTATAGGTATCGGTCTTATCGGTGGCTCTTTTGCCAAAGCTTTTTATAAAAAAGGGTATAAAATTTACGGTCTGGATTCTAACAATGAGACTCTCTTAAAGGCCATTGAGTCTGATATTTTCGAAGGAGTTGCAAATACTCTGGATGATTTTTTAACTTTTGACCTTGATTTGATATATATTACAACGCCTGTTTCATCTGCAAAAAAGATTTTAAGAGATTTATCAGCGAAAAATATAACTATACCTATTACTGATGCTTGTAGTACAAAGTTTTCCCTCGTGAAGTTAGCAAAAGAGTTAAATTTGAATTTTTATGGTGGCCATCCCATAGCTGGGAAGGAAAAATCAGGTTTTGAGTATAGTGATGATAACATGTTGAAAGGTGCATATCATTTTTTAACGGTAGAGAAAGATGATGATACGGTGTTAGCTTTAAAAAAGATGCATGAAGAGATTGGGATGGTTGTAAAGGTGATGGATGCGAAAAAACATGACGAACTTTTTGGGTTAATTAGTCATTTCCCACATCTTATAGCTTTTGCATTGATAGATTTGGTAGATATAAAAAATCGTGATGCTTTTGGTTTTACAGGGGGGGGATTTAAAGATTTCACTAGGATTGCAGCAAGTGAACCGAGAATGTGGACCGATATTTTTCTTGATAATAGTGAAGTTGTAGTTTCATTGATTGATGAATTTATAAATATTTTAAATAGCTGGAAAGATAATATCCTTGATAAAAAGGAAGATGCAATTTTTCACGATATTGGTCTTATTAGCAATATAAGAAGAGGACTGTGA
- the sppA gene encoding signal peptide peptidase SppA: protein MKWVKLLFKFILFLIVIIFFIEMVLMLTKGDSSVLLKKPHVLVVELNGVIVDSKKVTKKLERAEKDEYIKGVILKINSPGGAVAPSQEIYRFIRNMKKPVYAAISTLGASGGYYVASACDKIFALSGSITGSIGVIMKFSNLKELYDKIGIKVVTIKSGKFKDIGSSSREMTKEEKRLLENAIKDVYNQFVEDIIKARSIKRELLLKYADGRILTGNQAKKIGLIDAIGTYRDAFISMKKDFHFSNDVILYEPEERKGVLREFLEGVTNIKMKFEETGIFYYLYEN, encoded by the coding sequence ATGAAATGGGTGAAACTTCTTTTTAAATTTATTCTTTTTTTGATTGTTATAATATTTTTTATAGAGATGGTTTTGATGCTTACTAAAGGTGATTCCTCTGTATTGCTCAAAAAACCACATGTCTTGGTAGTAGAGCTTAATGGTGTAATAGTTGATTCGAAAAAGGTGACAAAAAAGTTGGAAAGAGCTGAAAAAGACGAATACATTAAAGGTGTTATATTAAAAATAAATTCACCGGGTGGTGCTGTAGCTCCAAGCCAGGAGATTTACAGATTTATTAGGAACATGAAGAAACCGGTTTATGCAGCAATTTCCACACTTGGAGCTTCTGGTGGTTATTATGTTGCTTCAGCTTGCGATAAAATTTTTGCTCTTTCTGGGAGCATTACAGGAAGTATTGGTGTGATTATGAAATTTTCAAATTTAAAGGAGCTTTATGATAAAATAGGAATAAAAGTTGTTACCATCAAAAGTGGAAAATTTAAGGATATAGGCTCATCTTCAAGGGAGATGACCAAAGAGGAGAAGAGATTACTGGAAAATGCCATCAAGGATGTTTACAATCAATTTGTAGAGGATATAATCAAGGCAAGGAGTATAAAAAGAGAATTGCTCTTGAAGTATGCCGATGGTAGGATTTTAACTGGTAATCAAGCAAAGAAAATTGGACTAATTGATGCTATTGGAACTTATAGAGATGCATTCATTTCTATGAAAAAGGATTTTCATTTCTCAAATGATGTGATTTTGTATGAGCCAGAAGAAAGAAAAGGGGTTTTAAGGGAGTTTTTAGAGGGGGTTACAAATATAAAGATGAAGTTTGAGGAAACAGGTATTTTTTATTATCTTTATGAAAATTAA
- the aroF gene encoding 3-deoxy-7-phosphoheptulonate synthase has product MIIVMRPEATKEDIDFVVKKLTDYGFKTHLSMGVERTIIGAIGDERALRDKPLSSLPGVEKVVPILKPYKLVSKDFKKEPTVINIKGVKIGGKHIAVMAGPCSVESRELLFEVADSIYKAGARILRGGAFKPRTSPYSFQGLGEEGLKYLREVADHYGMLVITELMDPRDLDLVAKYADILQIGARNMSNFRLLKEVGKAKVPVMLKRGMCATIKEFLMAAEYIASEGNYDIILCERGIRSFDTETRNTLDLAAVPVIKNASHLPIIVDPSHGTGRRDCILPMAQAAIAAGADGLMVEVHPRPSEALSDGDQSILPENFDVLMRRVRVIAATLEKHLEE; this is encoded by the coding sequence ATGATTATTGTAATGAGGCCTGAGGCCACAAAAGAAGATATAGATTTTGTAGTAAAAAAACTTACCGATTATGGGTTTAAAACCCATCTTTCAATGGGGGTAGAAAGAACCATTATCGGTGCTATTGGTGATGAAAGGGCTTTACGTGATAAACCATTGAGTTCATTACCCGGTGTTGAGAAGGTTGTTCCTATTTTAAAGCCTTACAAACTGGTGAGTAAAGATTTTAAGAAAGAGCCTACTGTTATAAATATTAAAGGAGTTAAGATTGGTGGAAAACATATTGCAGTGATGGCAGGCCCCTGCTCTGTTGAAAGTAGAGAGTTGCTCTTTGAAGTTGCTGATTCGATTTACAAAGCTGGTGCAAGGATTTTACGTGGTGGAGCGTTTAAACCGAGAACAAGCCCTTATTCTTTTCAGGGGTTGGGTGAAGAAGGGCTTAAATATTTAAGGGAAGTGGCTGATCATTACGGTATGCTTGTCATAACAGAACTTATGGATCCAAGGGATTTAGATTTGGTGGCAAAATATGCTGATATTTTACAGATTGGTGCAAGGAATATGTCAAATTTTAGGCTTTTAAAAGAGGTGGGTAAGGCAAAAGTTCCTGTTATGCTTAAGAGAGGGATGTGTGCCACAATAAAAGAATTTCTAATGGCTGCTGAATATATCGCTAGTGAAGGGAATTACGATATAATTCTTTGTGAAAGAGGAATAAGATCTTTTGATACTGAGACGAGGAATACACTGGATTTGGCTGCTGTTCCTGTTATTAAGAATGCAAGCCACTTACCGATTATTGTGGATCCAAGTCATGGGACGGGTAGAAGAGATTGTATACTTCCTATGGCACAGGCTGCCATTGCTGCCGGTGCGGACGGTTTAATGGTGGAGGTTCATCCAAGGCCTTCAGAGGCTTTAAGTGATGGGGATCAATCTATTTTACCAGAAAATTTTGATGTGTTGATGAGAAGGGTTAGAGTTATAGCTGCTACTTTAGAGAAACATCTGGAAGAGTAG